A genomic segment from Stenotrophomonas maltophilia encodes:
- a CDS encoding nucleotide sugar dehydrogenase, which yields MSAPLSAAGSPRFAVIGLGYVGLPLAVAFGRHWPTLGFDIDAERIAELRDGQDHTLEMEAGELASAQQLQYGSDPALLDACNVYIVTVPTPIDAYEQPDLEPLRSATRLIASHLRAGDLVIYESTVYPGTTEEVCVPLLEQISGLRFNEDFFCGYSPERVSPGDRQRRLADIRKITSGSTPEVAAVIDGLYQRIIAAGTFPAPSMRVAEAAKVVENIQRDVNIALVNELALIFDRLGIDTQDVLDAAGSKWNFLPFRPGLVGGHCIGVDPYYLLHKSESVGYHPDLIHTARQVNNRVGEHVASRVLAMLAERGRAPAQSRILVLGVTFKEDCPDLRNSRALELAQRLHDAGAQVEVSDPWVGPAALADAGVHWLAEPVAGCYDAVVLAVAHARFKAMDDAAIRGLLTPGGIVYDVKSAWPRNVVDGRL from the coding sequence GTGAGCGCGCCCCTTTCGGCAGCCGGGTCGCCGCGCTTCGCGGTGATCGGGCTGGGCTACGTCGGCCTGCCGTTGGCGGTGGCTTTCGGCCGGCACTGGCCGACACTGGGCTTTGACATCGATGCCGAGCGCATCGCCGAGCTCCGCGATGGCCAGGACCATACGCTGGAAATGGAGGCCGGTGAGCTGGCCAGTGCACAGCAGCTGCAGTACGGCAGCGATCCGGCACTGCTCGATGCCTGCAATGTCTACATCGTCACCGTGCCGACCCCGATCGATGCCTATGAGCAGCCCGACCTGGAGCCGTTGCGTTCGGCGACGCGGCTGATCGCCAGCCACCTGCGCGCGGGTGACCTGGTGATCTACGAATCCACGGTGTACCCCGGCACCACCGAAGAGGTCTGCGTGCCGCTGCTGGAGCAGATCTCCGGGTTGCGCTTCAACGAAGACTTCTTCTGTGGCTACAGCCCGGAGCGGGTCAGTCCCGGCGACCGCCAGCGGCGCCTGGCCGATATCCGCAAGATCACCTCGGGGTCGACACCGGAAGTGGCTGCGGTGATTGATGGCCTTTACCAGCGCATCATCGCCGCCGGTACCTTTCCGGCGCCGTCGATGCGTGTGGCCGAAGCGGCCAAGGTGGTCGAGAACATCCAGCGTGACGTCAACATCGCGCTGGTCAACGAGCTCGCGCTGATCTTCGACCGGCTCGGCATCGATACCCAGGATGTGCTCGACGCCGCCGGCAGCAAGTGGAACTTCCTGCCGTTCCGGCCGGGCCTGGTCGGCGGCCATTGCATCGGCGTGGACCCGTACTACCTGCTGCACAAATCCGAGAGCGTGGGCTATCACCCGGACCTGATCCACACCGCGCGGCAGGTCAACAACCGCGTCGGCGAGCATGTGGCGTCGCGGGTGCTGGCGATGCTGGCCGAACGTGGCCGCGCACCTGCGCAGTCGCGCATCCTGGTGCTGGGCGTGACCTTCAAGGAGGACTGCCCGGACCTGCGCAACAGCCGCGCGCTGGAACTGGCGCAGCGCCTGCACGATGCAGGTGCACAGGTCGAGGTCAGCGACCCGTGGGTCGGCCCGGCGGCATTGGCCGACGCGGGCGTGCATTGGCTGGCCGAGCCGGTGGCAGGATGCTACGACGCCGTGGTGCTGGCAGTGGCCCACGCCCGATTCAAGGCCATGGATGACGCGGCAATCCGGGGGCTGCTGACGCCCGGTGGCATCGTCTACGACGTGAAATCGGCCTGGCCGCGCAATGTGGTTGACGGTCGCCTGTAA
- a CDS encoding FMN-binding glutamate synthase family protein, producing MHRYIVYLLAILMFPICLWLATIWPAWYWGVGLTAAMVALGTWDLLQKRSTLRRNYPVMAHFRYGLESIGPEIRQYFVQSDLEDVPFSRQQRALIYQRAKNEMDTVPFGTLRSTYAVDYEWINHSLAPTAIAKHDFRVLIGANCAKPYSASVFNVSAMSFGSLSANAIRALNEGARRGGFYHDTGEGSISPYHREMGGDLVWEIGSGYFGCRDEKGGFSEERFVANATHDQVKMIEIKLSQGAKPGHGGVLPAPKVTAEISVTRGVPMGVDCVSPSRHSAFSTPVELLQFVARLRELSGGKPVGFKLAIGHPWEWFGIAKAMQETGLLPDFIVVDGAEGGTGAAPAEFVDHVGVPMHEALLLVHNTLVGLDLRERIRIGAAGKITSAFDIARTIALGADWCNAGRGFMFALGCIQSLSCHTDKCPTGIATQDPARWKHLDAPDKATRVYSYHEHTLHALKELLCAAGLNDPAELGPEHILRRVSPVEIRSLASLYRYLEPGELLHKVPDHAVFHAFWADARSDSFQPPPKIQALRASKSR from the coding sequence ATGCACCGGTATATCGTCTACCTGCTCGCCATCCTGATGTTTCCCATCTGCCTGTGGTTGGCCACGATCTGGCCGGCCTGGTACTGGGGCGTCGGCCTGACTGCCGCGATGGTGGCGCTGGGGACCTGGGACCTGCTGCAGAAGCGCAGCACGCTGCGTCGCAACTATCCGGTGATGGCGCATTTCCGCTATGGCCTGGAATCGATCGGTCCGGAAATCCGCCAGTACTTCGTGCAGAGCGACCTGGAGGACGTGCCGTTCTCGCGCCAGCAGCGTGCGCTGATCTACCAGCGCGCCAAGAACGAGATGGACACGGTGCCGTTCGGCACCCTGCGTAGCACCTATGCGGTGGATTACGAGTGGATCAACCATTCGTTGGCGCCGACCGCCATTGCCAAGCACGATTTCCGCGTGTTGATCGGTGCGAACTGCGCAAAGCCCTATTCGGCCAGCGTGTTCAATGTTTCGGCGATGAGCTTCGGCTCGCTGTCGGCCAACGCGATCCGCGCACTGAACGAAGGCGCGCGGCGCGGTGGCTTCTACCACGACACCGGCGAAGGTTCGATTTCGCCCTATCACCGCGAGATGGGCGGCGATCTGGTCTGGGAGATCGGCTCGGGCTACTTCGGTTGCCGTGACGAAAAGGGCGGTTTCAGCGAAGAGCGCTTCGTCGCCAACGCCACCCACGACCAGGTCAAGATGATCGAGATCAAGCTGTCGCAGGGCGCCAAGCCCGGCCACGGCGGCGTGCTGCCCGCACCGAAGGTGACCGCCGAGATATCGGTGACCCGTGGCGTGCCGATGGGTGTGGACTGCGTATCGCCGTCGCGTCACTCGGCGTTCTCGACGCCGGTCGAGCTGCTGCAGTTCGTGGCTCGCCTGCGCGAGCTGTCCGGTGGCAAGCCGGTCGGTTTCAAGCTGGCCATCGGCCACCCCTGGGAATGGTTCGGCATCGCCAAGGCGATGCAGGAAACAGGGCTGCTGCCGGACTTCATCGTGGTCGATGGTGCCGAAGGAGGCACCGGCGCGGCACCGGCTGAATTCGTCGACCATGTCGGCGTTCCGATGCACGAAGCGCTGCTGCTGGTGCACAACACCCTGGTCGGCCTGGACCTGCGCGAGCGCATCCGTATCGGTGCGGCCGGCAAGATCACCAGTGCATTCGACATCGCGCGCACCATCGCGCTCGGCGCCGACTGGTGCAATGCCGGTCGTGGCTTCATGTTCGCACTGGGCTGCATCCAGTCGTTGAGCTGCCATACCGACAAGTGCCCGACCGGCATCGCCACCCAGGACCCAGCGCGCTGGAAGCACCTGGATGCACCGGACAAGGCCACCCGGGTGTACAGCTACCACGAGCACACGCTGCATGCCTTGAAGGAGCTGCTGTGTGCCGCGGGCCTGAACGATCCGGCCGAACTGGGGCCGGAGCACATCCTTCGTCGTGTCTCGCCGGTGGAAATCCGTTCGCTGGCGTCGCTGTACCGCTACCTGGAACCGGGCGAGCTGCTGCACAAGGTGCCCGACCATGCAGTGTTCCATGCGTTCTGGGCCGATGCGCGCAGCGATTCGTTCCAGCCGCCGCCGAAGATCCAGGCGCTGCGCGCCAGCAAGTCGCGATAA
- a CDS encoding GNAT family N-acetyltransferase — MQFRIGTIEDVATLWALRTRCVRETCSSHYPPEVIAPWSASPPPLQYARLLGQGGCVVAEDGQGGLLGFGVFDADANEVDALFVDPDRGGKGIGQALMQRLLAMADREREVVLSASLNAVPFYQRQGFVSVREEAYAHPSGVALASVSMRRPW; from the coding sequence ATGCAGTTCAGGATCGGCACCATCGAAGATGTCGCCACGTTGTGGGCGCTGCGCACGCGCTGTGTGCGCGAGACCTGCAGCAGCCATTACCCGCCGGAGGTCATCGCGCCGTGGTCGGCCTCGCCACCGCCGCTGCAGTACGCGAGGCTGCTGGGGCAGGGTGGTTGCGTGGTGGCCGAGGACGGACAGGGCGGCCTGCTCGGTTTCGGCGTGTTCGATGCCGATGCCAATGAAGTCGACGCGCTGTTCGTCGATCCGGATCGTGGCGGAAAGGGGATCGGCCAGGCGCTGATGCAGCGCCTGTTGGCGATGGCCGATCGTGAGCGTGAGGTGGTGCTGTCGGCCTCGCTCAATGCCGTGCCGTTCTATCAACGGCAGGGCTTTGTCAGCGTGCGCGAGGAAGCCTATGCGCATCCCAGCGGTGTGGCGCTGGCCTCGGTGAGCATGCGCAGGCCATGGTGA
- a CDS encoding TIGR03862 family flavoprotein produces the protein MSNRNTATPHRVAVIGGGPAGLFAAERLRAAGLDVDLYEAKGSPGRKFLIAGKGGLNLTHSDPRPLFDSRYREQSTAVGRWLDGFDAQALRDWAAGFGVETYVGSSGRVFPVDRKAAPLLRGWVRRLKEQGVRLHANHRWIGWGDEGVLRFATEAGEIDIHADATVLATGGGSWPQLGSDGAWVAPLQARGVDIAPLQSANCGFDVDWTPFFAQRNAGAPLKPVVAHWIDLAGQPQSLQGECVASEYGIEGSLIYALAADLRETINRDGHAMLWLDLVPGRDEARLLADLSRPRKGRSFGEHLRRQAGLDAVKAALVFEILGKDAGNDLPAVVATLKRLPLRLLRPRPMAEVISTAGGVRLDALDDDLMLRALPGVFCAGEMLDWEAPTGGYLLTACYASGLRAAEGVIGWLAGR, from the coding sequence ATGTCAAACCGTAATACCGCAACGCCCCATCGGGTCGCCGTCATCGGCGGTGGCCCGGCCGGACTGTTCGCCGCCGAGCGCCTGCGCGCCGCCGGGCTGGACGTCGACCTGTACGAGGCCAAGGGTTCACCTGGCCGCAAGTTCCTGATCGCCGGCAAGGGAGGGCTCAACCTCACCCACTCCGATCCGCGACCGCTGTTCGACAGCCGCTACCGCGAGCAGTCCACGGCCGTGGGCCGCTGGCTGGACGGCTTCGACGCGCAGGCGCTGCGCGACTGGGCTGCCGGCTTCGGCGTGGAGACCTATGTGGGCAGCTCCGGCCGCGTGTTCCCGGTTGACCGCAAGGCAGCCCCACTGCTGCGCGGCTGGGTGCGCCGACTGAAGGAACAGGGCGTGCGCCTGCATGCCAACCACCGCTGGATCGGCTGGGGCGACGAGGGCGTGCTGCGTTTCGCCACCGAGGCGGGCGAGATCGACATCCACGCCGATGCCACTGTACTGGCCACGGGCGGCGGCAGCTGGCCTCAGCTGGGTAGTGATGGCGCCTGGGTCGCGCCCCTGCAGGCGCGGGGCGTGGACATCGCGCCACTGCAGTCGGCCAATTGCGGATTCGACGTGGACTGGACCCCATTCTTCGCCCAGCGCAATGCCGGCGCGCCGTTGAAGCCGGTGGTCGCGCACTGGATCGACCTGGCCGGACAGCCACAGTCGCTGCAGGGCGAATGCGTGGCCAGCGAGTACGGCATCGAAGGCAGCCTGATCTATGCGTTGGCGGCCGACCTGCGCGAGACCATCAACCGCGATGGACACGCCATGCTGTGGCTGGACCTGGTGCCTGGCCGAGACGAGGCGCGCCTGCTGGCCGACCTGTCACGCCCGCGCAAGGGCCGCAGCTTCGGTGAGCACCTGCGCCGCCAGGCCGGCCTGGATGCGGTAAAGGCCGCGCTGGTGTTCGAGATCCTCGGCAAGGACGCGGGCAACGACCTGCCTGCCGTGGTCGCCACGCTCAAACGCCTGCCACTGCGCCTGCTGCGGCCACGGCCGATGGCCGAAGTGATCAGCACCGCCGGTGGCGTGCGCCTGGACGCACTCGATGATGACCTGATGCTGCGGGCGCTGCCGGGTGTGTTCTGTGCCGGCGAGATGCTGGACTGGGAAGCGCCGACAGGCGGCTACCTGCTGACCGCGTGCTACGCCAGCGGCCTGCGTGCCGCCGAGGGCGTGATCGGTTGGCTGGCCGGGCGGTGA
- a CDS encoding FKBP-type peptidyl-prolyl cis-trans isomerase — protein MRRLLLPLLLSLAAVGCSSEPSGPPPGGTLTTFERIDTVPGTGAEAVSGSKVTVHYTGWIYDNRTESKHGKTFDSSVSRGQPFTFALGAGQVIRGWDEGVAGMKVGGKRTLMIPPDYGYGDRRVGPIPAGSSLVFDVELLDVKP, from the coding sequence ATGCGCCGCCTGCTGCTCCCCCTGCTGCTGTCCCTCGCCGCCGTTGGCTGCTCGAGCGAGCCCTCCGGCCCGCCGCCGGGCGGCACCCTCACCACCTTCGAACGCATCGATACCGTGCCCGGCACCGGCGCCGAGGCCGTCTCCGGCAGCAAGGTCACCGTGCACTACACCGGCTGGATCTACGACAACCGCACCGAGAGCAAGCACGGCAAGACCTTCGACAGCTCGGTCAGCCGTGGCCAACCGTTCACCTTCGCCCTCGGCGCCGGCCAGGTCATCCGCGGCTGGGATGAAGGCGTGGCCGGCATGAAGGTCGGCGGCAAGCGCACGCTGATGATCCCGCCGGACTACGGCTACGGCGACCGCCGGGTCGGCCCGATCCCGGCTGGCTCGTCGCTGGTGTTCGATGTCGAGCTGCTCGATGTCAAACCGTAA
- a CDS encoding DUF6164 family protein: MAKLLLNLRNVGDDEYADVCTLLDQHGIAWYRTEPSPWGISNGGLWLREDADHPRAKALMAEYQAARGVRVRAEREQALREGTAETFGSLFRRRPLFVVLVLLGMAGAAALVLLPFMLLRG, from the coding sequence ATGGCAAAACTCCTGCTCAATCTGCGCAATGTCGGCGACGACGAATATGCCGATGTCTGCACGCTGCTCGACCAGCACGGCATCGCCTGGTATCGCACCGAACCCAGCCCGTGGGGCATCTCCAATGGTGGCCTGTGGCTGCGCGAGGACGCCGATCATCCGCGTGCGAAGGCGCTGATGGCGGAGTACCAGGCGGCGCGCGGCGTGCGCGTGCGCGCCGAGCGCGAGCAGGCATTGCGCGAGGGTACGGCGGAAACCTTCGGTAGCCTGTTCCGGCGGCGGCCGCTGTTCGTGGTGCTGGTGCTGCTGGGAATGGCGGGTGCCGCGGCGCTGGTGCTGCTGCCGTTCATGCTGTTGCGGGGGTAA
- a CDS encoding sulfurtransferase yields the protein MIANTAAYHFAVIDAPQALCDQLLARAEAAQLRGTILVAGEGLNLFLAGAPEAVEGFYAALRADARFADMRVKTSLSEHQPFARLKAKVKDEIISFRRDDGQPLDYPRAPAVDPATVQRWLRQGHDDAGKPVVMLDTRNLQEVEYGTFKDALVLPIHKFTDLPEALAPHREALKDSTVVSFCTGGIRCEKAALWMANDGMDNVLQLDGGILGYFEEVGGEGYEGRCFVFDERVALDAELKPMVDQALPEPRLSAF from the coding sequence ATGATCGCCAATACCGCTGCCTACCATTTCGCCGTCATCGACGCCCCCCAGGCCCTATGCGACCAGCTGCTGGCGCGTGCCGAGGCGGCGCAGCTGCGCGGCACGATCCTGGTGGCCGGCGAGGGGCTGAACCTGTTCCTGGCAGGGGCGCCGGAAGCGGTCGAGGGCTTCTATGCGGCGCTGCGTGCCGATGCGCGCTTTGCCGACATGCGGGTCAAGACCAGTCTGAGCGAGCACCAGCCGTTCGCGCGGCTGAAGGCCAAGGTGAAGGACGAGATCATCAGCTTCCGCCGCGATGACGGCCAGCCGCTGGACTATCCGCGCGCCCCGGCGGTCGATCCGGCCACCGTGCAGCGTTGGTTGCGGCAGGGGCATGATGACGCCGGCAAGCCGGTGGTGATGCTGGATACGCGCAACCTGCAGGAAGTGGAGTACGGCACGTTCAAGGATGCGCTGGTGCTGCCCATCCACAAGTTCACCGACCTGCCGGAGGCATTGGCGCCGCACCGCGAAGCGCTGAAGGACAGCACCGTGGTCAGTTTCTGCACCGGCGGCATCCGCTGCGAGAAGGCCGCACTGTGGATGGCCAACGATGGCATGGACAACGTGCTGCAGCTCGATGGTGGCATCCTTGGCTACTTCGAGGAGGTGGGCGGCGAAGGTTACGAAGGCCGCTGCTTCGTGTTCGACGAGCGCGTGGCGCTGGATGCCGAACTGAAGCCGATGGTCGACCAGGCGCTGCCGGAGCCGCGCCTCAGCGCGTTCTAA
- a CDS encoding LLM class flavin-dependent oxidoreductase, translating into MIPLSILDLAPVCEGSDTTAAFANMLELAQHADALGYRRYWLAEHHNMPGIASAATAVLIGHVAGGTKRIRVGAGGIMLPNHAPLQVAEQFGTLASLYPDRIDLGLGRAPGTDQPTARALRRYFDSADQFPQDVRELLHYFEPVQPGQAVQAVPGGGLRVPTWILGSSLFGARMAASMGLPYAFASHFAPDVMDEALAVYRREFRPSATLKQPHAMLALNVVASDSEAESRRLFTSQQQSFVNLRRGRPGKIPAPIDDIETFWEPHEKLGVERALACTVLGDPQQVAEGIAAFVERHTPDELMLTANLYDHRARLRSFELTMQAWHARHAG; encoded by the coding sequence ATGATCCCGTTGTCGATCCTTGACCTGGCCCCGGTCTGCGAGGGCAGTGACACCACCGCTGCCTTCGCCAACATGCTGGAGCTGGCCCAGCACGCCGATGCGCTGGGCTACCGCCGCTACTGGCTGGCCGAACACCACAACATGCCTGGCATCGCCAGCGCGGCCACCGCCGTGCTGATCGGCCACGTCGCCGGTGGAACAAAGCGCATCCGCGTCGGTGCCGGCGGCATCATGCTGCCCAACCATGCGCCGCTGCAGGTGGCCGAGCAGTTCGGCACGCTGGCCTCGCTGTACCCAGACCGCATCGACCTCGGCCTGGGCCGTGCGCCGGGCACCGATCAGCCGACCGCGCGCGCACTGCGCCGCTATTTCGACAGCGCCGACCAGTTCCCGCAGGACGTGCGCGAGCTGCTGCACTACTTCGAGCCGGTACAGCCCGGGCAGGCGGTGCAGGCCGTTCCCGGAGGCGGCCTGCGGGTGCCGACCTGGATCCTCGGTTCAAGCCTGTTTGGGGCGCGCATGGCCGCCTCGATGGGCCTGCCCTATGCGTTCGCCTCGCACTTCGCGCCCGACGTGATGGACGAGGCCTTGGCGGTGTATCGCCGCGAATTCCGCCCCTCGGCGACGTTGAAGCAGCCCCACGCGATGCTGGCGCTGAACGTCGTTGCCAGTGACAGCGAAGCCGAGTCGCGCCGCCTGTTCACCAGCCAGCAGCAGAGTTTCGTCAACCTGCGCCGTGGTCGGCCGGGCAAGATTCCGGCGCCGATCGACGACATTGAAACTTTCTGGGAACCGCATGAAAAGCTGGGTGTGGAGCGGGCATTGGCCTGCACCGTGCTGGGCGATCCGCAGCAGGTGGCGGAAGGTATCGCCGCGTTTGTCGAGCGCCACACGCCCGACGAACTGATGCTCACCGCCAACCTGTATGACCACCGCGCGCGCCTGCGTTCGTTCGAACTGACGATGCAGGCCTGGCACGCCCGCCACGCGGGCTGA
- a CDS encoding pyridoxamine 5'-phosphate oxidase family protein, translated as MADTRAEHIAQLAELIKDVEVAMFTTTGVDGRLYSRPLATQQVSFDGDLWFVITADSPKVAEIALDPYVNVAYASPSKNTYVSVAGRARIVDDRAKIEELWSPAMKLFFPGGKDDPNLRLIHVRADSAEYWDGPGTLLGTALNFVLSAVQDEPAPLADNGFIDLR; from the coding sequence ATGGCTGACACCCGCGCCGAGCACATTGCCCAGCTGGCAGAACTGATCAAGGACGTGGAGGTGGCGATGTTCACCACCACCGGCGTCGACGGACGACTGTACAGCCGGCCGCTGGCCACCCAGCAGGTCAGCTTCGATGGTGACCTCTGGTTCGTCATCACTGCCGACAGCCCGAAAGTGGCCGAGATCGCGCTCGATCCGTACGTCAACGTGGCCTATGCCTCGCCTTCGAAGAACACCTATGTCTCGGTGGCGGGGCGTGCGCGCATCGTCGACGATCGCGCGAAGATCGAGGAGCTGTGGTCACCGGCGATGAAGCTGTTCTTCCCGGGCGGCAAGGACGACCCGAACCTGCGCCTGATCCACGTGCGCGCCGACTCGGCCGAGTACTGGGATGGTCCAGGCACGCTGCTGGGGACGGCGCTGAATTTCGTGCTGTCGGCCGTGCAGGATGAGCCGGCGCCGTTGGCCGACAACGGGTTCATCGATCTTCGGTGA
- a CDS encoding exopolysaccharide biosynthesis protein, whose protein sequence is MNSPPEAGQGPGEQRPTYRNEGIRTLLEMFASGDPAEHMPLGQILSNLQQSAFGVFLFVAILPSFIPIPGMGGAVSGPLVILIGLQMLFCLRRPWLPGFIARRGPKRSTMHRFLDRIDRPLRRLDKMLKPRLPQLLTPLPAHAFTGLLLVLLGLLLSLPIPFTNFLFGFQLLLFSLALLERDGALMLFNWIAALAAIAFFGFSSGQLVGYTVELFQRWF, encoded by the coding sequence ATGAACTCACCGCCTGAGGCCGGCCAGGGTCCGGGCGAACAGCGCCCGACCTACCGCAACGAGGGCATCCGTACCCTGCTGGAGATGTTCGCCTCCGGCGATCCCGCCGAGCACATGCCGCTCGGCCAGATCCTCAGCAACCTGCAGCAGAGCGCATTCGGCGTGTTCCTGTTCGTGGCGATCCTGCCGTCGTTCATCCCGATCCCGGGCATGGGCGGTGCGGTCAGCGGCCCGCTGGTGATCCTGATCGGCCTGCAGATGCTGTTCTGCCTGCGCCGCCCCTGGCTGCCCGGCTTCATCGCCCGGCGCGGCCCAAAGCGCAGCACCATGCACCGTTTCCTGGACCGCATTGACCGCCCGCTTCGGCGCCTGGACAAGATGCTGAAGCCGCGCCTGCCGCAGCTGCTGACACCGCTGCCCGCCCACGCCTTCACTGGCCTGCTGCTGGTGTTGCTGGGCCTGCTGCTGTCGCTGCCGATTCCCTTCACCAACTTCCTGTTCGGCTTCCAGTTGCTGCTGTTCTCGCTGGCGCTGCTGGAACGCGATGGCGCGCTGATGCTGTTCAACTGGATCGCGGCGCTGGCAGCGATCGCGTTCTTCGGTTTCAGTTCGGGGCAGCTGGTGGGCTATACGGTGGAGTTGTTCCAGCGCTGGTTCTGA
- a CDS encoding hemolysin family protein, whose translation MILIVFALVLLNGFFAMSEMSVMTSRKSRLKQMAATSKRAAKALELSEKPESFLSTVQIGITVIGVLTGYLGGEALGEAFGGWIQGLMPGFAYAGNIGTALAVSLITFITLIFGELVPKRLALTRSEAIAGLVAMPMSWLAKLALPFVWLLSKTTQLVLRLFGLGKDEVASVTEEEIRMLVAESHEAGVIDAHERDMMNRVMRLGDRTADSLMTPRNRIAWLDTQAGLERNLEIMAEHEFSRYPVLRDNDMDVVGVLELKSLATRMARGDNALFQTLREPLYVSESTHAMKLLEIFREEQQSMALVVDEYGEIQGLVTISDLMGAVVGRLQAVENADEDALVVTREDGSLLVDGSLPIEDLRELIGSNDLPDAEDGDYYTLAGMCIHYFGRIPHAGEYFDWAGWRFEVVDLDGARVDKLLLRTLSDEQADELTA comes from the coding sequence ATGATCCTGATTGTCTTCGCGCTTGTTCTGCTGAACGGCTTCTTCGCCATGTCCGAGATGTCGGTCATGACCTCGCGCAAGAGCCGCCTGAAGCAGATGGCCGCCACCTCCAAGCGTGCGGCCAAGGCGCTGGAGCTGTCGGAGAAGCCGGAAAGCTTCCTGTCCACCGTGCAGATCGGCATCACCGTGATCGGCGTGCTGACCGGCTATCTCGGCGGTGAGGCGCTGGGTGAGGCCTTCGGCGGCTGGATCCAGGGCCTGATGCCGGGCTTTGCCTATGCCGGCAACATCGGCACCGCACTGGCGGTCAGTCTGATCACCTTCATCACGCTGATTTTCGGCGAACTGGTGCCCAAGCGCCTGGCACTGACGCGCTCCGAGGCCATTGCTGGCCTGGTCGCGATGCCGATGAGCTGGCTGGCCAAGTTGGCCCTGCCCTTCGTCTGGCTGCTGTCCAAGACCACCCAGCTGGTATTGCGCCTGTTCGGCCTGGGCAAGGATGAAGTCGCCTCGGTGACGGAAGAAGAAATCCGCATGCTGGTGGCCGAGAGCCACGAGGCCGGCGTGATCGACGCCCACGAGCGCGACATGATGAACCGCGTCATGCGCCTGGGCGACCGCACCGCCGACAGCCTGATGACGCCGCGCAACCGCATCGCCTGGCTGGATACTCAGGCCGGGCTGGAGCGCAACCTGGAAATCATGGCCGAGCACGAGTTCTCGCGCTACCCGGTGCTGCGCGACAACGACATGGACGTGGTCGGCGTGCTTGAACTGAAATCGCTGGCCACGCGCATGGCGCGCGGCGACAACGCGCTGTTCCAGACCCTGCGCGAACCGCTCTATGTCTCCGAATCGACCCACGCGATGAAGCTGCTGGAGATCTTCCGCGAGGAACAGCAGTCGATGGCGCTGGTGGTGGACGAGTACGGCGAGATCCAGGGCCTGGTGACCATCAGCGACCTGATGGGCGCCGTGGTCGGCCGCCTGCAGGCAGTAGAGAACGCCGACGAAGATGCGCTGGTGGTGACCCGCGAGGACGGCTCGCTGCTGGTGGACGGCTCGCTTCCGATCGAGGACCTGCGCGAGCTGATCGGCAGCAACGACCTGCCCGATGCCGAGGATGGCGACTACTACACGCTGGCCGGCATGTGCATCCACTACTTCGGCCGCATCCCGCACGCAGGCGAGTATTTCGACTGGGCCGGCTGGCGCTTCGAGGTGGTCGATCTGGACGGTGCGCGGGTGGACAAGCTGCTGCTGCGCACGCTGTCCGACGAGCAGGCCGATGAACTCACCGCCTGA
- a CDS encoding DUF47 domain-containing protein encodes MFSLQTIFGSGKQFYTLLDEAAVAASDAAKALHSMLREADRQPALDAFKLARLRERAASDKISQALVDSFMTPIEREDIEALGSALYKIPKQIEKFADRYSLATTHLEHIDFAPRAAMLEQAAGVVVEMVADLRHMNLDRMTALNEKLRSLENEADRLMLELYRDIYSGRLDNLQMFLLKEFFEILEKAIDRCREAGVVAYQIVLKNS; translated from the coding sequence ATGTTCTCTCTGCAGACCATTTTCGGTTCCGGCAAACAGTTCTACACCCTGCTCGATGAGGCTGCCGTCGCGGCTTCCGACGCCGCCAAGGCGCTGCATTCCATGCTGCGCGAGGCCGATCGCCAGCCCGCGCTGGACGCGTTCAAGCTGGCCCGCCTGCGCGAACGCGCGGCCTCGGACAAGATCAGCCAGGCGCTGGTGGACAGCTTCATGACCCCGATCGAGCGCGAAGACATCGAAGCGCTGGGCTCGGCGCTGTACAAGATTCCGAAGCAGATCGAGAAGTTCGCCGATCGCTATTCGCTGGCCACGACCCACCTGGAACACATCGACTTCGCGCCGCGCGCGGCGATGCTGGAACAGGCTGCCGGCGTGGTGGTGGAGATGGTGGCCGACCTGCGCCACATGAACCTGGACCGGATGACAGCGCTCAACGAGAAGCTGCGCTCGCTGGAGAACGAGGCCGACCGCCTGATGCTCGAGCTGTACCGCGACATCTATTCGGGCCGCCTGGACAACCTGCAGATGTTCCTGCTGAAGGAATTCTTCGAGATCCTGGAAAAGGCCATCGACCGTTGCCGCGAGGCCGGCGTGGTGGCGTACCAGATCGTGTTGAAGAACAGCTGA